In Primulina eburnea isolate SZY01 chromosome 5, ASM2296580v1, whole genome shotgun sequence, a single window of DNA contains:
- the LOC140831504 gene encoding uncharacterized protein gives MAHTRKTNQNTSRVQGVDANHSRQEDAPPDLITMTPAEFDKRINEAVERAMARREASHHDIPLEKEPEKEQEQQQELREEEKRGEVEESSAGSKSPTIVEEMLELKQKMKVLEGQLENRGTSRASVKGRPFAEAIIREPLPGNFKSAKVRAYDGNEDPEEHLARFENMAMLHCYTDRIKCKVFLTTLVDSAQRWFDGLAPLSIKSFEDFQKAFLHHFSSSKKYKKTAFSLFEVRQGPEESLRMYIKRFNKVALDVPTCAAETKTTAFTQGLKESEFFKSLTKKVPEDFEDLLSRAEKYINMEEAQKQKREAIRKERGDRAPKPEERGPRRGNPGHFSPHVPLKIIRERELQECSRDPVPSHQLSQPGKSGFCTRHGVCQHSTENCKALKRSYVPPTNQGHDQYTKRSRGPPWTPRPPVSHARVDSRNNPGNHMGRKREPEPEKRSPSSPAAGLIKMISGVSTDGDSNRARKSRSRRECLEVEGSRRNEAVISFGPEDLKGINMPHNDALVIQARVANYDILRVFVDSGSSVNVIFKDALVHMDSQGFKLEAVETALFGFAGHAVYLEGEIVLPLTLGSRDIKKTVMTTFTVVDSPSSYNIILGRPAMNELRAVESTYHQKIKFPVGSQVGEVRGDQPSSRKCYVEGIRADQGKSKKEGKKPRVEEVWKGGVEKGEVHFVAEEEQEAVEIGPGRQIRVARDLDISTRVSLLKCLKTNIHVFAWSQQELTGISPLISEHQLNILPGAHPIKQKKRHFGPEKDKVIDEQVKELLQAGHIREIQFPTWLSNVVLVPKAAGKWRMCVDFRDLNKACPKDHYPLPRIDQLVDSTSGFELLSFMDAYQGYHQIPLAKNDQDKASFITSGGTFCYVVMPFGLKNAGATYQRLMDKVFEKQLGRNLEVYVDDILGKSKEVMDFIADLEETFTTLTSYGVKLNPAKCIFGVKSDKFLGFIVTERGIEVNQEKVKSVLCMPSPRSVKEVQKLTGRIASLSRFISRSAHRSYPFFQVLRKAQKFGWDDKCEQAFQDLKKHLAELPVLVKPEPGDKLFVYLSTT, from the coding sequence ATGGCTCACACGAGGAAAACTAACCAGAACACTTCCCGGGTCCAGGGAGTTGACGCGAATCATTCAAGACAAGAGGACGCTCCTCCCGATCTTATCACTATGACTCCAGCGGAGTTTGATAAACGCATTAATGAAGCCGTAGAGAGAGCTATGGCTAGGCGGGAAGCTTCCCACCATGATATACCACTCGAGAAGGAACCAGAAAAAGAGCAGGAGCAGCAGCAGGAATTGAGGGAGGAGGAGAAGAGGGGAGAAGTGGAGGAATCCTCTGCTGGTTCTAAGTCACCAACGATAGTCGAGGAGATGCTGGAGTTaaaacagaaaatgaaagtCTTGGAAGGACAGCTGGAAAATCGTGGAACTTCTCGAGCGTCTGTCAAGGGACGCCCGTTTGCTGAGGCTATCATCCGGGAACCTCTTCCTGGAAACTTTAAATCCGCTAAAGTAAGGGCGTATGATGGAAACGAGGACCCGGAAGAACACTTGGCCAGGTTCGAGAATATGGCTATGCTGCACTGTTACACCGATAGGATCAAATGTAAAGTGTTTTTGACCACGCTGGTGGACTCAGCTCAGAGATGGTTTGATGGGTTGGCTCCATTGAGTATTAAATCATTTGAGGATTTTCAGAAAGCCTTCTTACACCATTTCAGCAGCAGTAAGAAGTATAAGAAAACTGCTTTCAGTTTGTTCGAGGTGAGACAGGGGCCGGAGGAAAGTTTGAGGATGTATATCAAAAGGTTTAACAAAGTGGCTTTGGATGTGCCAACTTGTGCTGCAGAGACAAAAACTACTGCCTTCACTCAAGGCTTAAAAGAAAGTGAGTTTTTCAAGTCATTAACGAAAAAAGTGCCTGAAGATTTTGAGGATTTGCTGTCTCGGGCAGAGAAGTATATCAATATGGAGGAAGCCCAGAAACAAAAGAGGGAAGCCATCAGGAAGGAAAGAGGGGACCGGGCACCTAAGCCCGAGGAGAGGGGACCACGGCGGGGTAATCCAGGGCACTTTTCCCCGCATGTGCCTTTGAAAATTATCCGTGAAAGAGAATTGCAGGAATGCAGTAGGGATCCGGTTCCCAGTCATCAGCTGTCCCAACCCGGGAAAAGTGGATTTTGCACCAGGCATGGTGTGTGTCAGCATAGCACCGAGAATTGTAAAGCTTTGAAAAGAAGTTATGTCCCACCCACCAATCAGGGGCACGACCAGTACACCAAAAGGTCGAGAGGTCCACCTTGGACCCCCCGGCCACCAGTATCTCATGCTCGAGTAGACTCAAGAAACAACCCGGGAAACCATATGGGTAGGAAGAGGGAGCCAGAACCTGAGAAGAGGAGCCCTTCGTCCCCTGCTGCTGGACTGATTAAGATGATATCGGGAGTATCCACCGATGGAGATTCAAATCGGGCCAGGAAATCAAGAAGTAGGCGGGAGTGTCTGGAGGTGGAAGGATCTAGGAGGAACGAGGCCGTGATCAGCTTTGGCCCGGAAGACCTAAAGGGAATAAACATGCCCCACAATGACGCTTTGGTTATCCAAGCCCGGGTGGCCAATTACGACATTCTGAGAGTCTTCGTGGATTCCGGCAGTTCAGTCAATGTGATTTTCAAAGATGCCTTAGTGCATATGGATTCGCAAGGGTTTAAGTTGGAAGCTGTGGAGACTGCCCTTTTTGGTTTTGCTGGACATGCAGTTTATCTGGAGGGAGAAATTGTTCTGCCACTCACTCTAGGCTCCCGGGACATCAAGAAAACGGTCATGACCACCTTCACAGTGGTGGACTCCCCATCATCTTACAATATCATTCTGGGGAGGCCGGCCATGAATGAGTTGAGGGCAGTAGAATCTACTTATcatcaaaagatcaaatttccAGTGGGAAGCCAGGTGGGAGAAGTTCGTGGAGATCAACCCTCTTCCCGAAAATGTTATGTGGAAGGTATCCGGGCAGATCAGGGCAAGTCGAAAAAGGAGGGGAAGAAACCCAGGGTGGAGGAAGTTTGGAAGGGTGGAGTGGAGAAAGGAGAAGTTCACTTTGTGGCAGAGGAAGAGCAGGAAGCTGTGGAGATAGGACCAGGCCGACAGATCCGGGTGGCCCGAGACCTCGATATATCCACCCGGGTCAGTTTACTTAAATGTTTAAAGACTAATATTCATGTGTTTGCCTGGTCCCAGCAGGAACTAACAGGGATTTCACCCCTGATATCTGAGCATCAGTTAAACATTCTCCCGGGAGCTCACCCGATCAAACAGAAGAAGAGACACTTTGGTCCCGAGAAAGACAAAGTTATTGATGAACAGGTGAAAGAGTTGCTGCAAGCCGGCCACATCCGGGAGATACAATTTCCTACATGGCTCTCGAATGTGGTGCTGGTACCCAAAGCCGCCGGGAAATGGAGGATGTGTGTTGATTTTCGGGACCTCAATAAAGCTTGTCCCAAGGATCATTACCCACTGCCCCGGATTGACCAGTTGGTGGATTCCACCTCAGGCTTTGAGCTGCTCAGTTTCATGGATGCCTATCAGGGATATCATCAAATTCCCTTGGCAAAAAATGATCAAGACAAGGCCAGTTTTATCACTtcgggaggtacattttgttatgtTGTGATGCCTTTCGGGTTAAAAAATGCAGGGGCCACATATCAGCGTTTAATGGATAAAGTCTTTGAGAAGCAGCTGGGAAGGAATCTGGAGGTTTATGTCGATGATATTCTGGGAAAGTCAAAAGAGGTGATGGATTTTATTGCTGATTTGGAAGAAACCTTTACCACTCTGACGTCTTATGGAGTCAAGCTCAATCCTGCTAAATGTATTTTCGGAGTCAAGAGTGATAAGTTCTTGGGCTTTATAGTGACAGAGCGGGGGATCGAGGTCAACCAAGAAAAAGTGAAGTCCGTCTTATGTATGCCTTCTCCCCGATCTGTCAAAGAAGTGCAGAAGCTGACCGGGAGGATTGCCTCTCTATCTCGGTTTATATCTCGGTCAGCCCACAgaagttatcctttctttcaggTTCTCAGAAAAGCCCAAAAGTTCGGATGGGATGACAAGTGCGAGCAGGCTTTCCAAGATCTTAAAAAGCATCTAGCCGAGCTTCCAGTTCTGGTAAAGCCTGAGCCCGGGGATAAGTTGTTTGTCTATTTATCCACTACATGA
- the LOC140831505 gene encoding uncharacterized protein, which translates to MALALVVTVRKLRPYFLSHPIIVLTNSPLGRIMTHSEVSGRMIKWNVELGEYDIEYKPRLAIKAQALSDFLSEMIQPAEEERWRVFVDGASCLVGCGVGVVIISPLGEKIKLAVKIGSRVTNNEAEYEAVLAGIRAAREIGAARIILYSDSQLITQQIKGVYEVKDDKMLKYLHLIKAQAVVFVDWSIEQIPREENGEADALAKMAASLTEDSTREVLFVSRAVLTIEEEEMLTIPEDSWMTPLIKFIRDNELPEEKARAQKIKRQAPSPATPMKPIWASCPFDQWGMDIVGPFSVARAQKKFLLVAVDYFSKWVEAEPLDKITEQEANGQTEVVNRIIVQALKTRLARTTPRAPTQETPFSLVYGSEAILPVEIGQTSARVESYPSNNEDSRALELDLLEEKRDQAMIRMEAYRNRVMKSYNKRVQVRDLQIGDLVMKKVNPAGDVGKLEARWEGPYKIIRRVSSGSFYLEDAQGKLLKRPWNVLHLKKYYA; encoded by the exons ATGGCCCTGGCTTTAGTTGTGACTGTCCGGAAATTGCGGCCTTATTTTCTATCACATCCTATTATCGTTCTTACTAACAGCCCGCTTGGAAGAATTATGACTCACTCTGAAGTATCCGGGCGGATGATCAAATGGAATGTGGAATTGGGGGAATACGATATTGAGTATAAGCCCCGGTTGGCCATAAAAGCGCAGGCTTTATCCGATTTCCTATCTGAGATGATTCAACCTGCTGAGGAAGAGAGATGGAGGGTGTTTGTAGATGGGGCTTCTTGCCTAGTTGGATGTGGAGTCGGAGTCGTGATAATCTCCCCATTGGGAGAGAAGATTAAATTGGCAGTCAAAATTGGTTCCCGGGTAACAAATAATGAAGCAGAATATGAGGCTGTTCTAGCCGGCATCCGAGCTGCCCGAGAAATTGGAGCGGCTAGGATTATATTGTATTCCGATTCACAGTTGATTACTCAGCAGATCAAGGGCGTGTATGAGGTCAAGGACGACAAAATGCTCAAATATTTGCATCTCATCAAAGCCCAGGCAGTCGTATTTGTGGATTGGAGCATCGAACAGATACCCCGAGAAGAAAATGGAGAGGCTGATGCCCTAGCAAAAATGGCTGCTTCTTTGACGGAAGACAGCACCCGGGAGGTTTTATTTGTTTCCCGAGCAGTTTTAACtattgaagaagaagaaatgttGACAATACCCGAGGATTCTTGGATGACCCCTCTGATCAAATTCATCCGGGACAATGAATTGCCCGAGGAGAAAGCTCGAGCacagaaaataaaaagacaagCCCCCAG CCCAGCCACTCCTATGAAGCCTATTTGGGCATCTTGTCCTTTTGACCAATGGGGTATGGATATAGTCGGCCCATTTTCGGTTGCTCGGGCTCAGAAAAAATTCTTGTTGGTGGCTGTGGATTATTTCTCTAAATGGGTGGAAGCCGAGCCTTTGGATAAAATCACCGAGCAAGAG GCCAATGGGCAGACAGAAGTTGTAAACAGAATCATTGTGCAGGCTTTAAAGACCAGACTTGCAAG GACTACTCCCCGGGCACCTACTCAAGAAACTCCGTTCAGCCTAGTATATGGATCTGAGGCCATCCTTCCTGTTGAGATCGGTCAAACATCTGcccgggtagaatcttacccgaGCAACAATGAGGATAGCCGTGCGTTGGAACTGGATCTATTAGAGGAAAAGAGGGATCAAGCCATGATCCGGATGGAGGCATATCGAAATCGGGtcatgaaatcctacaacaaaagGGTCCAAGTTCGAGACTTGCAAATAGGGGACCTGGTGATGAAGAAGGTTAATCCAGCTGGAGACGTGGGCAAGCTCGAAGCTCGATGGGAGGGGCCTTACAAAATCATTAGGAGAGTCAGTTCAGGATCTTTTTACCTGGAGGATGCTCAGGGTAAACTTCTTAAGAGACCTTGGAATGTACTTCATTTGAAGAAATATTATGCTTAG